A window of the Lolium perenne isolate Kyuss_39 chromosome 7, Kyuss_2.0, whole genome shotgun sequence genome harbors these coding sequences:
- the LOC127316944 gene encoding protein RAFTIN 1B isoform X1 translates to MARFLIALLAAALVAVQAGGQLGHAAPATAEVFWRTVLPHSPLPDAILRLLRPAAADTSSFVSKAEERPPFDYQDYRRSSSGDGSSKRTGAAARAGDFDYDDYRGGGAADTPYGYSYSKQAPSTNQAEERRVAAADTPFGYDYKAPSTNQAGERLAGAAADTPFGYDYKAPSTAMGGGQAAEPTKTKVFFQEESVRVGERLPFHFPPAGTSAPALGFLPRRVADSVPFTAPALPGVLAAFGVAPGSTTASSMEATLRACETPTMAGESKFCATSLEALVERAMGVLGTRDVRPVTSTLPRDGAPLQTYTVRAVQRVEGGPVFVACHPEPFPYTVYRCHTTGPSRAYMLEMEGAVDGVTIATVCHTDTSMWNPEHISFRLLGTKPGGTPVCHLMPYGHIIWAKNVKRSTA, encoded by the exons ATGGCGCGCTTCCTCATCGCCCTCCTCGCTGCCGCCCTAGTCGCG GTTCAGGCTGGAGGGCAGCTGGGCCACGCGGCGCCGGCAACGGCCGAGGTGTTCTGGCGCACCGTGCTGCCGCACTCGCCATTGCCGGACGccatcctccgcctcctccgccctgCAGCAG CAGACACCAGCAGCTTCGTGAGCAAGGCCGAGGAGCGGCCCCCCTTCGACTACCAAGACTACAGGCGCTCGTCGTCCGGTGATGGCTCCAGCAAACGCACAGGCGCTGCTGCCCGAGCAGGTGAtttcgactacgacgactaccgcGGCGGAGGCGCCGCCGACACGCCTTACGGGTACAGCTACAGCAAGCAGGCACCGAGCACAAACCAAGCCGAGGAACGCCGTGTCGCCGCCGCCGACACCCCATTCGGGTACGACTACAAGGCGCCGAGCACAAACCAAGCAGGGGAGCGACTTGCTGGCGCCGCTGCCGACACACCTTTCGGGTACGACTACAAGGCGCCGAGCACGGCTATGGGTGGCGGCCAGGCGGCGGAACCGACGAAGACCAAGGTATTCTTCCAGGAGGAGTCCGTGCGCGTCGGGGAGCGTCTCCCGTTCCACTTCCCTCCCGCCGGCACCTCGGCCCCGGCGCTGGGCTTCCTGCCGCGCCGCGTCGCCGACTCCGTCCCGTTCACGGCGCCCGCTCTACCAGGCGTCCTCGCGGCTTTCGGTGTCGCGCCGGGCTCCACCACGGCATCCAGCATGGAGGCGACGCTGCGCGCCTGCGAGACGCCGACCATGGCTGGGGAGTCCAAGTTCTGCGCGACGTCGCTGGAGGCGCTGGTGGAGCGCGCCATGGGAGTCCTGGGGACACGCGACGTGAGGCCGGTGACGTCGACGCTGCCCCGCGACGGCGCGCCGCTGCAGACGTACACCGTCCGCGCCGTGCAGCGGGTGGAGGGCGGCCCGGTCTTCGTGGCGTGCCACCCAGAGCCTTTCCCGTACACCGTGTACCGCTGCCACACCACCGGCCCGTCCAGGGCGTACATGCTGGAGATGGAGGGCGCCGTCGACGGGGTGACCATCGCCACCGTGTGCCACACCGACACGTCAATGTGGAACCCGGAGCACATCTCCTTCAGGCTCCTCGGCACCAAGCCCGGCGGCACGCCGGTCTGCCACCTCATGCCCTACGGCCACATCATCTGGGCCAAGAACGTGAAACGCTCGACGGCTTGA
- the LOC127316944 gene encoding protein RAFTIN 1B isoform X2, whose amino-acid sequence MARFLIALLAAALVAVQAGGQLGHAAPATAEVFWRTVLPHSPLPDAILRLLRPAADTSSFVSKAEERPPFDYQDYRRSSSGDGSSKRTGAAARAGDFDYDDYRGGGAADTPYGYSYSKQAPSTNQAEERRVAAADTPFGYDYKAPSTNQAGERLAGAAADTPFGYDYKAPSTAMGGGQAAEPTKTKVFFQEESVRVGERLPFHFPPAGTSAPALGFLPRRVADSVPFTAPALPGVLAAFGVAPGSTTASSMEATLRACETPTMAGESKFCATSLEALVERAMGVLGTRDVRPVTSTLPRDGAPLQTYTVRAVQRVEGGPVFVACHPEPFPYTVYRCHTTGPSRAYMLEMEGAVDGVTIATVCHTDTSMWNPEHISFRLLGTKPGGTPVCHLMPYGHIIWAKNVKRSTA is encoded by the exons ATGGCGCGCTTCCTCATCGCCCTCCTCGCTGCCGCCCTAGTCGCG GTTCAGGCTGGAGGGCAGCTGGGCCACGCGGCGCCGGCAACGGCCGAGGTGTTCTGGCGCACCGTGCTGCCGCACTCGCCATTGCCGGACGccatcctccgcctcctccgccctgCAGCAG ACACCAGCAGCTTCGTGAGCAAGGCCGAGGAGCGGCCCCCCTTCGACTACCAAGACTACAGGCGCTCGTCGTCCGGTGATGGCTCCAGCAAACGCACAGGCGCTGCTGCCCGAGCAGGTGAtttcgactacgacgactaccgcGGCGGAGGCGCCGCCGACACGCCTTACGGGTACAGCTACAGCAAGCAGGCACCGAGCACAAACCAAGCCGAGGAACGCCGTGTCGCCGCCGCCGACACCCCATTCGGGTACGACTACAAGGCGCCGAGCACAAACCAAGCAGGGGAGCGACTTGCTGGCGCCGCTGCCGACACACCTTTCGGGTACGACTACAAGGCGCCGAGCACGGCTATGGGTGGCGGCCAGGCGGCGGAACCGACGAAGACCAAGGTATTCTTCCAGGAGGAGTCCGTGCGCGTCGGGGAGCGTCTCCCGTTCCACTTCCCTCCCGCCGGCACCTCGGCCCCGGCGCTGGGCTTCCTGCCGCGCCGCGTCGCCGACTCCGTCCCGTTCACGGCGCCCGCTCTACCAGGCGTCCTCGCGGCTTTCGGTGTCGCGCCGGGCTCCACCACGGCATCCAGCATGGAGGCGACGCTGCGCGCCTGCGAGACGCCGACCATGGCTGGGGAGTCCAAGTTCTGCGCGACGTCGCTGGAGGCGCTGGTGGAGCGCGCCATGGGAGTCCTGGGGACACGCGACGTGAGGCCGGTGACGTCGACGCTGCCCCGCGACGGCGCGCCGCTGCAGACGTACACCGTCCGCGCCGTGCAGCGGGTGGAGGGCGGCCCGGTCTTCGTGGCGTGCCACCCAGAGCCTTTCCCGTACACCGTGTACCGCTGCCACACCACCGGCCCGTCCAGGGCGTACATGCTGGAGATGGAGGGCGCCGTCGACGGGGTGACCATCGCCACCGTGTGCCACACCGACACGTCAATGTGGAACCCGGAGCACATCTCCTTCAGGCTCCTCGGCACCAAGCCCGGCGGCACGCCGGTCTGCCACCTCATGCCCTACGGCCACATCATCTGGGCCAAGAACGTGAAACGCTCGACGGCTTGA
- the LOC127316943 gene encoding transmembrane 9 superfamily member 12, which yields MAGALDSSRFLPLLLLAVLLLAAPSNAFYLPGSYMHTYSEGEDIWAKVNSLTSIETEMPFSYYSLPYCRPPGGIKKSAENLGELLMGDQIDNSPYRFSVNVNESLFLCTTKGLNENDAKLLKQRARDLYQVNMMLDNLPVMRFAEQNGITVQWTGFPVGYTPAGSADDYIINHLKFKVLVHEYEGTNVEIIGTGEEGSAVISETDKKGMSGYQIVGFEVVPCSVKRDTEAFSKLNMHDKIEPVSCPVELRKSQAIRQQERITFTYDVEFVKSDIRWPSRWDAYLKMEAGANVHWFSIMNSLMVILFLAGIVFIIFLRTVRRDLTTYEELDKEAQAQMNEELSGWKLVVGDVFREPSCPKLLCIMIGDGVQILGMAIVTIVFSTLGFMSPASRGMLLTGMIILYLFLGIAAGYVSVRLWRTIKGTSEGWRSLSWLTACFFPGIMFTVLTVLNFVLWGSKSTGALPISLFFTLLALWFCISVPLTLVGGFLGTRAEQIEFPVRTNQIPREIPARKYPSWLLVLGAGTLPFGTLFIELFFILSSIWLGRFYYVFGFLLIVLLMLVVVCAEVSVVLTYMNLCVEDWRWWWKAFFASGSVALYVFLYSINYLVFDLRSLSGPVSAMLYIGYSFLMAFAIMLATGTIGFLTSISFVHYLFASVKID from the coding sequence ATGGCTGGGGCGCTGGACAGTTCTCGTTTTCTGCCTCTGTTATTGTTGGCTGTGCTGTTGCTGGCTGCTCCAAGCAATGCATTCTACTTGCCTGGCAGCTACATGCACACATACTCCGAAGGTGAGGACATATGGGCAAAGGTCAATTCACTCACGTCCATTGAGACCGAGATGCCGTTCAGCTACTACAGTCTGCCATATTGCCGCCCCCCTGGTGGCATCAAGAAGAGCGCCGAGAACCTCGGTGAGCTTCTCATGGGTGACCAGATCGACAACTCGCCCTACCGGTTCAGTGTGAATGTTAACGAGTCCCTCTTCCTCTGCACCACCAAAGGGCTTAATGAGAATGATGCAAAGCTTCTCAAGCAGCGGGCCCGTGATCTTTACCAGGTTAACATGATGCTGGACAATCTGCCGGTTATGCGTTTCGCTGAGCAGAATGGTATCACAGTGCAGTGGACTGGCTTTCCTGTTGGTTACACTCCTGCTGGTAGTgctgatgattatatcatcaaccACTTAAAGTTTAAGGTCCTGGTCCATGAGTACGAAGGTACAAATGTAGAAATCATCGGTACCGGAGAAGAAGGATCTGCTGTCATCTCAGAGACggacaagaaggggatgtctgGGTATCAGATTGTTGGTTTTGAGGTTGTGCCTTGCAGTGTGAAGCGTGATACCGAGGCTTTCTCCAAGCTTAACATGCATGACAAGATTGAACCTGTGAGCTGCCCAGTGGAGCTTCGCAAGTCTCAAGCGATCAGGCAACAGGAGAGGATCACGTTTACCTATGATGTTGAGTTTGTGAAGAGTGACATCAGGTGGCCATCTAGGTGGGATGCTTATCTGAAGATGGAGGCTGGCGCCAATGTTCACTGGTTCTCCATAATGAACTCCCTCATGGTCATCTTGTTCTTGGCAGGAATTGTCTTTATTATATTCCTGAGAACTGTCAGGAGGGATCTCACCACATATGAGGAGCTCGACAAGGAAGCTCAAGCACAGATGAATGAGGAGCTCTCTGGGTGGAAGCTTGTTGTTGGAGATGTATTCAGAGAGCCATCTTGCCCCAAGCTGTTATGCATCATGATCGGCGATGGTGTTCAAATTCTGGGCATGGCAATCGTAACAATAGTTTTTTCCACacttgggttcatgtctccagctTCTAGAGGAATGCTTCTTACTGGGATGATCATTCTCTATCTTTTCCTCGGCATTGCAGCTGGGTATGTCAGTGTTCGGCTATGGAGGACTATTAAGGGAACATCTGAAGGATGGAGATCATTGTCCTGGTTGACTGCCTGCTTTTTCCCTGGTATCATGTTTACGGTCCTTACCGTGTTAAACTTCGTCTTGTGGGGAAGCAAGAGCACTGGAGCCTTACCCATTTCATTATTTTTCACCCTTCTGGCTCTGTGGTTCTGTATCTCTGTGCCGTTAACGCTTGTCGGTGGTTTCCTTGGTACAAGAGCAGAACAAATCGAATTTCCAGTTCGCACCAACCAGATTCCCAGAGAGATCCCTGCACGGAAATATCCATCATGGCTTCTGGTCCTTGGAGCAGGCACGCTGCCATTTGGAACACTGTTTATTGAGCTGTTCTTCATTCTCTCGAGCATCTGGCTTGGAAGGTTCTACTATGTGTTTGGCTTCTTGCTGATTGTCCTGCTGATGCTTGTCGTTGTTTGCGCCGAGGTATCTGTTGTTCTTACCTACATGAATCTCTGTGTCGAGgactggaggtggtggtggaaggcTTTCTTTGCTTCGGGCTCTGTTGCTCTCTACGTGTTCCTCTACTCCATCAACTACTTGGTCTTTGATCTCAGAAGCCTTAGCGGGCCTGTCTCTGCAATGCTTTACATCGGCTACTCGTTCCTCATGGCATTTGCGATCATGCTTGCCACCGGAACCATTGGCTTTTTGACGTCAATCTCCTTTGTGCACTATCTCTTTGCGTCAGTGAAGATCGACTGA